The Triticum aestivum cultivar Chinese Spring chromosome 7B, IWGSC CS RefSeq v2.1, whole genome shotgun sequence genome window below encodes:
- the LOC123157969 gene encoding ABC transporter B family member 2-like, which produces MDEPFPFFGLLCYADALDWMFMVLGTMGSLVHGMAPSMSYYILGKTVDAFGNNINDLNAMVHEFSKLVPYMWFLALITLPAGIIEIACWMYTSQRQMTRMQMAYLTSVLSQDIGAFDTDLTTATIMAGATNHMSIIKEAIGEKMGHFMSNFSTFLVAVIIAFVCCWEVGMMAFLVVPMLLVVGATYAKMMVGMSATRIALVSEVTSVVEQTISHIKTVFSFVGENSAMKSFIECMDKQYKLGKKEAITKGLGLGMLQIATFCSYSLTIYIGALAVTRRSAKGGETIAAVINILSAAIYLSNAAPDLQTFSQAKAAGKEVFKVIKRKTAINYESNGRILEKVTGHIEIREVDFTYPSRKDKLILQGFTLVIPAGKVVALVGSSGCGKSTVISLVQRFYDPISGGITVDGQNIKELDLKSLRRNIGSVSQEPALFSGTIMDNLRIGKLDATDEEIIEAAKTANVHSFISKLPDQYSTEVGERGVQLSGGQKQRIAIARAILKDPPILLLDEATSALDSESEKLVQDALDRAMKGRTVILIAHRMSTIINADKIVIVENGRVAQHGTHEELLERSTFYSSVCSMQSLEKKSSKNEDRFTDQVEEEQDSATYKEQSFAAYEQEKKPEPTSKQSKQSIRKRTSAFNRIFLGTFKLVPGKVLVGSTAAAISGISRPLFAFYIMTVGIAYFDADANKKVSKYSIILFLIGMLTFFSNIFQHYIYGLVGERAMNNLREALFSVVLRSEIGWFEEPKNSVGFLTSRVVSDTSMVKTIISDRMAVMVQCISSIIIATALSIAVNWRMGLVAWAMMPCHFIAGLVQVRSAKGFATDNSKSHRKLISLTSEAVSNIRTVASFVQEEEILRKADLALQEPMRISRIESIKYGVVQGISLCLWHMTHAIALSYTIVLLDRKLATFENCVRSYQAFAMTIPSITELWSLIPMVMSAIAILDPALDILDRETQIVPDEPKLNGEDRIVGNVEFEDVSFSYPSRPEVIILDGFSLAIESGQRVALVGPSGSGKSTVLALLLRFYNPCSGRVLIDGKDIRGYNLKSLRKQIGLVQQEPILFNLSIRQNISYGNEGASETEIVEAAMEANIHDFISSLSKGYDTVVGDKGGQLSGGQKQRIAVARTILKKPVILLLDEATSALDGESERVVMNTLGAKGWKNKGELSSKITSITIAHRLSTVTNADVIVVMDKGEVVETGSHATLVSASNGVYSRLYNMQIKAGKD; this is translated from the exons ATGGACGAGCCGTTCCCGTTCTTTGGCTTGCTTTGCTACGCTGATGCACTAGATTGGATGTTCATGGTGTTGGGGACCATGGGCTCCCTTGTGCATGGCATGGCGCCTTCGATGTCCTATTACATACTTGGGAAAACTGTTGATGCGTTCGGGAACAACATAAACGATCTGAACGCCATGGTCCATGAATTTTCTAAG TTAGTTCCATATATGTGGTTCTTGGCACTTATTACACTCCCTGCTGGAATAATTG AAATCGCATGCTGGATGTATACAAGTCAAAGACAAATGACACGCATGCAGATGGCATATCTGACATCAGTGCTCAGCCAAGATATCGGAGCTTTTGACACTGACTTAACCACCGCGACTATCATGGCTGGAGCAACCAACCACATGAGTATCATAAAAGAGGCAATTGGAGAGAAG ATGGGTCACTTTATGTCCAACTTCTCCACATTCTTAGTTGCTGTCATTATTGCCTTTGTGTGTTGCTGGGAGGTGGGTATGATGGCATTCTTGGTAGTTCCGATGCTCCTCGTGGTTGGGGCAACATATGCGAAAATGATGGTTGGCATGTCGGCGACAAGGATAGCTTTGGTCTCTGAAGTAACCTCAGTTGTAGAACAG ACTATTTCACATATCAAGACCGTCTTCTCATTTGTTGGAGAAAATTCGGCGATGAAATCCTTCATCGAATGCATGgacaagcaatacaagctaggcaagAAAGAGGCAATTACAAAAGGACTAGGTTTGGGAATGTTACAGATTGCAACCTTCTGTTCATACTCATTGACCATCTATATTGGAGCATTGGCAGTAACTAGAAGATCTGCAAAAGGGGGTGAAACAATTGCTGCAGTCATTAATATCCTCTCCGCTGCGAT ATATCTCTCAAACGCCGCGCCGGATCTTCAGACCTTCAGCCAAGCAAAAGCTGCTGGTAAAGAAGTATTTAAGGTTATCAAAAGAAAAACAGCGATAAATTATGAATCAAACGGAAGAATCTTAGAAAAGGTCACTGGACATATTGAAATAAGAGAGGTGGATTTCACATATCCGTCCCGTAAAGACAAGCTGATTCTTCAAGGTTTCACACTAGTTATACCAGCAGGCAAAGTGGTGGCTCTTGTGGGGAGCAGTGGATGTGGGAAGAGCACTGTAATTTCTCTGGTTCAAAGATTCTATGATCCTATATCAG GTGGCATTACTGTTGACGGTCAAAACATTAAGGAACTTGACCTGAAGTCCCTGAGGAGAAATATAGGCTCAGTCTCTCAAGAACCAGCACTATTTTCTGGTACTATCATGGATAACTTGAGAATTGGAAAACTGGATGCAACTGATGAAGAGATAATTGAAGCAGCAAAAACAGCTAATGTGCACTCTTTCATATCCAAACTTCCAGATCAATACTCGACTGAG GTAGGAGAAAGAGGGGTGCAACTGTCAGGAGGTCAGAAACAGAGAATAGCTATTGCAAGGGCTATACTAAAAGATCCCCCCATTCTTCTTCTTGATGAAGCCACAAGTGCACTTGATTCAGAATCAGAGAAGCTAGTTCAGGATGCTCTTGACAGAGCTATGAAAGGGAGGACAGTTATCTTGATTGCCCACagaatgtcaacaataataaatgcAGACAAGATTGTTATTGTGGAGAATGGGAGAGTAGCTCAACACGGAACACATGAAGAATTGTTGGAGAGAAGTACATTCTACTCGAGTGTATGCAGTATGCAAAGTCTAGAAAAGAAATCCAGCAAGAATGAAGACAG ATTTACTGATCAGGTCGAAGAAGAGCAAGACAGTGCAACGTATAAAGAACAATCTTTTGCTGCATATGAACAAGAGAAGAAACCAGAACCGACCTCAAAGCAATCGAAGCAAAGTATCAGAAAGAGAACGTCTGCTTTCAACAGGATATTCCTCGGAACTTTTAAACTGGTGCCAGGAAAGGTTCTGGTGGGCTCCACAGCAGCAGCAATCTCTGGGATCTCAAGGCCtctatttgctttctatatcatGACAGTTGGCATAGCATACTTCGATGCAGATGCAAATAAAAAAGTCAGCAAGTACTCAATTATTTTGTTCCTAATAGGGATGTTAACATTTTTCAGTAACATCTTCCAGCACTATATCTACGGCCTGGTCGGCGAAAGGGCAATGAATAACCTAAGGGAGGCCCTGTTTTCAG TTGTTCTTCGAAGTGAAATAGGTTGGTTCGAGGAACCAAAAAACAGTGTTGGCTTCCTGACCTCACGTGTTGTCAGTGACACCTCCATGGTAAAAACGATTATATCTGATCGAATGGCTGTCATGGTTCAATGCATCTCTTCAATTATTATAGCAACAGCGTTAAGCATAGCAGTGAACTGGAGGATGGGTCTAGTTGCATGGGCTATGATGCCATGTCACTTCATCGCTGGCCTTGTACAGGTCAGGTCAGCAAAAGGTTTTGCCACTGACAACTCTAAGTCTCACCGGAAGCTCATCTCACTCACTTCAGAGGCTGTTAGCAACATCCGCACTGTGGCCTCTTTTGTTCAGGAAGAAGAAATACTCAGGAAAGCAGATTTGGCATTGCAAGAACCGATGCGGATAAGCAGGATTGAGAGTATCAAGTATGGTGTGGTACAGGGGATTTCACTCTGCTTGTGGCATATGACACATGCTATTGCATTGAGTTATACCATTGTGCTACTTGACAGGAAACTAGCAACATTTGAAAACTGTGTACGATCATACCAAGCATTTGCAATGACAATACCTTCCATCACAGAGCTATGGTCCTTGATCCCTATGGTCATGTCCGCCATTGCGATATTGGATCCTGCACTAGACATTCTCGACAGAGAAACACAGATTGTGCCGGATGAACCAAAATTGAACGGTGAGGACAGAATTGTAGGTAATGTTGAGTTCGAAGATGTCAGTTTCAGCTATCCCTCGAGACCAGAAGTGATCATACTAGATGGATTCAGTCTAGCTATCGAATCAGGTCAAAGGGTCGCATTGGTTGGGCCAAGTGGTTCGGGAAAATCCACAGTGTTGGCTCTGCTGCTAAGATTCTACAATCCTTGCAGCGGCCGAGTACTTATAGACGGTAAGGACATCAGAGGCTACAACCTCAAGAGCCTGAGAAAGCAGATAGGACTGGTGCAGCAAGAGCCAATCTTGTTCAACCTGTCTATAAGACAGAATATCAGCTATGGAAATGAAGGCGCATCAGAAACAGAAATAGTGGAGGCCGCAATGGAGGCAAACATCCATGACTTCATAAGCAGCCTGTCAAAAGGGTATGATACCGTGGTCGGGGACAAAGGAGGCCAACTTTCCGGAGGTCAAAAGCAGAGGATAGCTGTGGCAAGAACTATACTGAAGAAGCCCGTCATACTGCTACTAGATGAGGCGACAAGTGCTCTAGATGGTGAATCTGAGAGGGTGGTAATGAACACCCTCGGTGCAAAAGGGTGGAAAAACAAGGGTGAGCTCTCAAGCAAGATCACAAGTATCACGATTGCCCACAGGCTGTCCACAGTCACAAACGCAGATGTAATTGTCGTCATGGACAAAGGTGAGGTGGTAGAGACGGGTAGCCACGCAACATTAGTCTCAGCAAGCAATGGTGTTTACTCGAGACTGTACAATATGCAAATCAAAGCAGGGAAAGACTGA
- the LOC123157970 gene encoding ABC transporter B family member 14: MVTLASSILQHYIYGVIGETAMKHLREALFSSVLRNELGWFEKPKNGVGSLTSRIVSDTSTVKSIISDRMAVIVQCISSILIATTVSMFVNWRMGLVSWAVMPCHFIGGLIQAKSAKGFYGDAAIAHQELVSLASEAASNIRTVASFVYEDEIMKKAELSLQEPMRITKIESMKYGIIQGISLCLWNIAHAVALWYTTVLVQRKQASFENSIRSYQIFSLTVPSITELWTLIPMVMSAITILNPAFDILDRETQIVPDEPKATSDRWLVGRIEFQGVNFNYPSRPEITILDGFNLVIEPGQRVALVGPSGAGKSSVLALILRFYDPHRGTVLVDNKDTRDYNLRWLRRQIGLVQQEPILFNTSIRDNISYGSEESSETEIIQAAMDANIHEFISGLPEGYGTVVGDKGGQLSGGQKQRIAIARTLLKRPDILLLDEATSALDGESERVVMTSLGAKEWNNRGERSSNITSITVAHRLSTVINADMIVVMEKGKVAETGDHQTLISADDGVYSRLFHLQSNMKD; this comes from the exons ATGGTCACACTGGCCAGTAGCATCTTGCAGCACTACATTTATGGTGTTATTGGAGAAACGGCAATGAAACACCTAAGAGAGGCCCTCTTTTCAT CTGTGCTCCGAAATGAGCTTGGTTGGTTTGAAAAGCCAAAGAATGGTGTAGGATCTCTTACCTCACGCATTGTCAGTGACACATCAACTGTAAAGAGCATCATATCTGATAGGATGGCAGTCATTGTGCAATGCATCTCTTCAATCCTGATAGCAACAACGGTAAGCATGTTCGTCAACTGGAGGATGGGTTTAGTGTCATGGGCAGTCATGCCATGCCATTTCATCGGCGGCCTTATCCAAGCCAAGTCAGCCAAGGGATTTTACGGCGACGCTGCTATCGCTCACCAGGAGCTCGTGTCCCTTGCTTCGGAGGCTGCTAGCAACATCCGGACCGTGGCATCCTTTGTTTATGAAGAtgaaatcatgaagaaagcagaaCTGTCACTGCAAGAACCCATGAGAATCACCAAGATTGAGAGCATGAAGTATGGGATAATCCAAGGGATCTCGCTCTGCCTGTGGAACATCGCACATGCAGTGGCACTCTGGTACACCACAGTTTTGGTCCAGAGAAAGCAAGCATCATTTGAGAACAGCATACGGTCATACCAGATATTCTCGCTCACGGTGCCTTCCATCACAGAGTTATGGACCCTGATTCCCATGGTCATGTCAGCCATAACAATACTGAATCCTGCATTTGACATACTAGACAGAGAGACGCAGATTGTGCCAGATGAACCAAAAGCGACAAGTGACCGCTGGCTCGTGGGGAGAATTGAGTTTCAGGGTGTGAACTTCAACTATCCATCACGCCCAGAGATCACCATTCTGGATGGCTTCAATCTAGTCATCGAGCCTGGCCAAAGGGTAGCATTGGTTGGCCCAAGCGGTGCAGGAAAATCCTCTGTCCTGGCTCTCATACTGAGATTCTACGATCCGCACAGAGGTACAGTGCTAGTTGACAACAAAGACACAAGGGACTACAACCTCAGATGGCTCAGGAGGCAAATTGGATTAGTTCAACAGGAACCAATTCTGTTCAACACATCCATCAGAGATAACATTAGTTATGGAAGTGAAGAATCTTCAGAAACTGAAATCATCCAGGCTGCCATGGACGCAAACATTCACGAGTTCATCAGCGGTTTGCCAGAAGGGTACGGCACAGTCGTTGGAGACAAAGGAGGTCAGCTTTCAGGAGGGCAGAAACAGCGCATAGCTATCGCAAGAACTCTACTAAAGAGGCCAGACATTCTGCTTCTTGACGAGGCAACTAGCGCACTCGATGGTGAGTCTGAGAGGGTGGTGATGACTTCTTTAGGGGCCAAGGAGTGGAACAACAGAGGTGAGCGATCAAGCAATATTACAAGCATCACAGTGGCGCATAGATTGTCCACAGTCATAAATGCAGACATGATTGTTGTGATGGAGAAAGGGAAGGTGGCTGAAACCGGTGACCACCAAACACTGATATCTGCAGATGATGGTGTTTACTCAAGGCTGTTTCACTTGCAAAGCAACATGAAGGATTGA